aattttaatgtgcttaaataaaaatctacaaataattagattaagaaagataaataatatacattagagttttgattattattaaaatattatagaacgtcaataatttatatattcaattagaattttttttactttagttTTTTCGAataggaaaaataatttttattttttaatagaaaaattgtTACctagaataaaatataaaaattcatgattttaaagaagtaaaaaaaagaaGCCAAATGTTGATAATACAAAGGGTAAAATaggcattttaaaaaattaattaggataAAGGGGGGAAAATGATTATTGTTGAAAGTTGGGGTTGGGGGGAGGGTGGTTTGATTTTTAAAGCAAACTACTTCGGGGGGTGGGGGAGGTGGGGTGGGGGGAATGATTTGGGGAATTTTCGCATATAGCCACTCAAAGATACCTTAATTATActtcatagctatagtttgctaattataattcatagctatagttatagcggcgtttgtataattcgtgcagcatttgtatacgtttgtataattcgctatacaattcgtagtttttgtataacgtttgtatatttcactatacaattcatgcacaacgtttgtatgattcgctatacaatttataatgtttgtatatttcgctatacaattcgatgcaatcacaacgtttgtataaattgcgcgaattatacaaaactcaacggtataatcgcgcgaattatacaaaattcaaactgtaattacaacTAGATATTTGCCGCgggccataattaattcaaactatagctatattaactaattaactaatatatgttTGCTTATCCACTTAATATTCCCAAATGATTTTGACCCTTGaatgaaatatgtttttctttataATATCCTACTATGCCAATTTACATGAgcaatataattattatttttatcatatcataatgcttCACTCTAATTAACATCCTtgtaatttaataaattttttactttttaaaattatatgtcAAGTCAAAACTAAATAAGCAAATGAAGAAAGTAGTTAATTAATAAATGTTTTTGTCAATATATCTTAACTATAATAAATtggtataaatataaatatgaattttttttacccATGTAGAAGAAACTTTATTCAAAGTTTCAAAAAACATCCATCATAAATTCGATTTTTCAATCGTTCCAAATAAATACCTCTTTAATACTTACCCTTGTGTTCAGATTTGAATTCAGCTTTCAAGTAAGTTCTTCAGTAATGAGAGAAAGactagagagaagagttgtggTACTCTTTAGCCTTGGCGGCGTTTGCAGAGCTGCAATTCTACTTTTTCTATTAATGTTCCCAAAAACAAAGCCACAACATTTAGAAAAGTATTAAGAGTATCgttaatttatttatgaaattttaattttttttatatatttataaattatataaaaattattataaatcataataattgtcaatttaatatatatataaaaatagatctttattaaaatttcaaaatctgaaaagtGACACACAAACTAAGATTGAGGGTGTACAAGGAAACCAAAGCTCCCTCCCTCACTTCCTCTCCATTATTTAATCTTTCTACAAGGAATATAATACTACTCCTTCCAATTTTCTCTTCCACCACTCTAAATTTACTCTACTTTAAATTCACAcgctttatatatacatacatataggGCAAACAACCAAAGTGCACTACTGTCTTTCATTTCTAATTTTGTAaagaccaaaaagaaaaaacttttatttttgagaCCATAAATGAAGAAAACCCCACAGAAATCTAAGGTGTACAAACATCATTTTTGTTTTCATAGTCAACGCAGTGTTAGTGCACTTGTGCTATGGATTGTGATGAGTCGCATGAATTGAGATTGAAGCTGGGAAGAAAATGGCTAATTTCTTTTCACTAGGTGGCAACCACGACCAACAACATCAAGAAATTAGCAGCAGCCCTGCAGTAACCACGGAGAATAATTGGTTCTTGTACAGAAATGATCATCATAATCAAGAAATACCCAACACTTACAAAGGCTTCGAGTTATGGCAAAGTGGTAATACTCCTCAACATCAACAACAGTTTCGTCACCCAATTTATCCTTTGCAAGATCTTTATTCCACTGATGTTGGATTAGGTGTCGGGCCGAGCCGAACTGGCTTCGATATATCTACAGGTGATGATCGGAAATGAATTCAGAATTTTAAACTCGATGGATTCAGTATTACTTTCTAAACAATTTTTCACTTACATATTATAGTACTCCATGTAGATATTATAGatctataatttaaatatttatgttgTAAGGAATTCACAATACTTTGAAATTAGGGATTTCAAAAGAAAACTTATTTGTTGCAATTATGGGTAACTCtagtatatgtatgtatgatatgcgttgtataaaaatatattgagTTCAGTTGAATCTTTTGCTAAAAAGCGAGATGGGGATGATTATGTGCAGGTGATCATGATGAGTCATCAAGGTCGGGGTTCGTGATGATGAGGAGTGGTGGAGGAGGAATTAGTTGTCAGGATTGTGGGAACCAAGCTAAGAAAGATTGTCAACATATGAGGTGTAGGACTTGTTGTAAGAGCAGAGGGTTTCAGTGTCAAACTCATGTGAAAAGCACTTGGGTTCCAGCAGCTAAAAGGAGAGAAAGGCAACAACAACTTACTGCtttgcaacaacaacaacaaggacAAAATAATAACAGTAGTAAGCATAAAAGGCAAAGAGAGGATCCAAGTTCTTCTTCTCTTGTTTCTACTCGTTTGCCTTTCACCACTACTGGTAaagtttcttcctttttttttagtgTTCCTTATTAGTTTGATTGAGcatgaaatttagaaaataattttttttttaattttaaattaaaaatatgtataaattttcaaattttgtgtTCCAAATTTCTACTAAGAGTAGTCCACAACAGCTGTTCTAGCCCTTTTGTTATCTCTATCACTCTCCGTGTCGACACACTAACCCGGAGAGAAAAACATAGTGTCTTAAGATTCATCATGTAAAGGAGATTAATTGATTGCCTAAATGAATTCTACATAAAGTAAGTCTAGAGAAAAGAGACCCTATTGTAAATTCGTGcgctttttctttttctctttgtcATTCTCTTCTTCCATCATCACTCTCCTTTaggtataatataatatattcaagaattttgagtttatgagttTTTAAATCTAAGTGTGAATAAATGatttctatgtatatattagcAAATTAGCGAAACTAAAACTCTAGATGCACCAAGTTTTAGTTGCACCCTTGTGTATGCACAATTTCTTTCTTCTAGACCTACACATATGCCCTCCAATCTATGGGTTGATTTCACAGATGATAACTTATCTAATAGTTATTATCTCAAAAAATCACCTTTATTcttgattttaattttcttcaacaaagaaattaaaatgacttttgAGATAATAACTATTAGTTGGTGATCATCTGAGAAATCAACTctccaatttatataaaataatgagTATTGGAATTAACTTATAAAGTAAATGTAAATTATAATTAACAAGTTATATATGGAACTTAATACTAAACTTTAAtctgtttttacttttttttagggTTAGAAGTGGGAAAATTTCCAGGAAAAGTACGTACAAGTGCTGTATTTCAGTGTATTCAAATGAGCTCAATTGAGGAGGATGAGGATCAATTAGCATATCAAGCCGCTGTGAGCATTGGTGGACATGTGTTCAAAGGAATTCTATATGATCAAGGTCATGAAAGTCAGTACAATAATAACATGGCTGCACAGGGAGGCGATACTTCTTCCGGTGCTAGTGCTGGAGTTCAGCAGCACCAACATAATTCCGCTGCAATGCCTGCTGCCACCACTACAAGTGGCGCTATTGCTACTGCAACGGCTCCCTCTAATTTTCTCGACCCTTCTTTATTTCCAGCTCCCCTTAGCACTTTTATGGTACCAGCTGGTACGCAATTTTTTCCAACTTCAACATCTCCTTGATCAATTACATGCACTTTAATGTCTCGTTTTTAGCTGAAATATCGATGTAGAATTAAATCATTTAAAGTtagttttctttctttctttgggGCTGAATTATTGGCATTGTGTTTCTTTGCTTTGTTATTTAACCTTAAGACTTTCTACCCACCCCACCCTACCTTAATATTAAGATGGATACatcctaatatatatatatatatatatatatatatatatatatatatataagatgagATGAGCACACGCTTTAATATGGTATTAAAGTAGATAGATGTTTTAGATTGATTCTCAAGACtatctatatattattaaaaacaaGAAATTTTATGTGTTCAGTCAATAAGAAAGAACCAGGCAGAGCAAGATAGAAAGATAGTTTAATATTAAGTAGTTAAAGTATGGTTTGTTTCAACTATTTGAATTGGTACAAAATTATCCTCCGTTCACTTTTTGGTCTCCAAATACCCCATCAACCTTTGACTCAAAATACTCTTATTTTTAACGGCCCACACTTATTAGGTGGATGGAAGGGCAATATTGTACTCAATCTCATAgtttaagggtattttaggcCCTTATCCGCTGAATAGTAAAATCACCTTCTCACTCCTTTACTTTCTTTCTCTtccactttttttcttcttgaaatCTTGTccacaattttaaattttaattttttaaaacttatatatgacaaaataagggagaaaaagggaagaaaatgatgaggacattcatataaaaataattagttcaATAGAAGATAATTTAATAACATCTTTTCTTTTGTGTGtacccaaaattcaaaataaacgaataaaaaataatcttttttccTATCCTCAACCTTACCCCACCATGATAATAATCTcaattaaaagaatatgaacatctaggttcatttcAAGTTTGAGTCTCTGATATCCTGATTAAGAATAAgagattaaaaaagaataaaaagagaaaatgaaCAAGACAATTGGataataaatagaaaattttatgttaataaaatataataatatttttttaaaatggacaTTCATGCATGGATTTTAGATGGATCCCCGGTTATGAATTGTGTtataatgaattgggtattAATCTAAAATAGGTCAATAGAAAGatatcatgaaattaatattttattgtcTTTCATTCCAAGGCATAACTTGTATCCATGCGCTTCATATTCGCCCGGAGTTCGCTCCCAGAAATATAGCCATCCCTGCCCCCGCGGATTCTCTGTATTCTCTTCCGAACAGCGGATTTCCTCTTTCTATTAAGAAATTCTAAAGAAAAAGTCCCTCGGACGAGGAAAGAAGGGGCTTTTGATCGAGATGGGTAGAAGAAGCACTGCAAAAACTATGGTTTCAAGCGTATTaggtcaaaatatgaattatatgtgatttttgttatttatttgagaatggtttaaatttggaccaatcaGATTAtgcaacataataaataaaaatttaatgattttacgTAAGGGGAGTTGGTAAAAAATAAGGGCAAATATGAGCCAAAGGGTTAATATTGAGGGTATTTTTGAGTCAAAAGGTTGACGTCGGCGTTATTTGGGGGGCGAAAGATGGATGTATATAGTTTTGTACTCATTCGAATAGTTGAAGGGCATTTTAGAACCTTCTTCGTTGTTTAAAAGTTTTAGCTTCTAAATGATATGACTACACTTTTCTTCAACATATATAATTACattcattaaatttaaattttgaatttgtctTTATACAACTTCTAGATATATGTTGTGCGgatcatatattttaaatgatctTTTGCATGTAGGAAATATGGCTTCTTTTTTACCTTTTAATTTGGGACATTagaaattttttaatagaaatatTAAGATCGCTCATAAGCTACATTAATGAAATTTGTTAGGAGTAAAAAATTTTATATCCTTAATCGATCGGCTCTTATCTCTTATTAGGAGGTTTTCGTCATATCTATGACCTTAATTTGCTAGCAAATCTGTATATTTATTTGCTTCTTTCCAGATGTGTATATGGTATTCACATTGGTGATTTTAAGCAAAATATTTGCAATCCTCATTGATAGGTCTAAAGAGGGTGGCACTATATGTCATCCTCTTTGATAAGCTTGACATCAAGTatataatttgtttttatttctaATTCTTCATACCCCATTACTTTTGTTAATTTGAGCCCTTGCTTGATGCTTATTAATTTTGTAGTAAGGCTTGAGATAGGTCTCATCTTACCTGAATATCTCAATATCCACATTCTTTGTATTAGATgagatttaatttaattatatgcGCTGCTTGTAGCATATTATAAGTAGTAGTTAAACATAATGTACCAAAAGATAACAAAAGCAAAATTTAAGAGCATTCACACAAGTTGTTCTCTATTTATATCAGTGTCTACTACTAACTATGAGAGAAAAAGAAACATTGTgcattttttaaagttaaaactgTTATTAAATAGAAATGACTTTCTTTTagactaattaaaaaaaaagtcttATACAAATTGTGAGGGTAAATGCGTACAAAACAGGCACATTATGTTTAACAACCACTGTCTTATcgccaaaaaataattaataagaaaTTAAGTAAAGAAATTAAAAGTAATTAAGCAATTAAACAATTAACAAGACCCAaaaaaatacccaaaaaatTGGTAGTGCTCTTTTACATGTATTACTATTTGATTTGTTGTAAATTACTGATATACATTTAAAAGTAAGTGCATGTTTGACTTAACATAtctaaaataacttataagttaaaaaataagttgggataacccaattattttttgggggcTTTCAGCTTTTAAGATGCTTTAGATAAGCTAAATCAAACAAGCCCAATTATTCTTTTGggtttattttaagcacaaaatagttttaagttggtcagtcaaacactcaaaaaagtcaacaacttataagtcaatccaaaggGGCTCTAAATTGATAAGGGTAAATGtgtaatttactattttaatacatgtataactaatatCCACATAAATTATTTCACCTTCTATTCCGCATAAATTATACATAGATTCCCTCATAAGTTATGTAAGTATTAATTATGTGGGATTATAAAAAAATGCAATCAAAcattgtataaaattaatacatgaataacttttatacaacatttgaaaacataccaaacaaacattatataaaattaatacatgaataacttttaTCCTATTTGCAAACCAAACatgatataaaattaataaataaataatgaagttattcatgtattagatATTGGTTAAACCTGTTGGATTTTAGTAAGGTGCAAATTGAGAAATGTGGGGGAACAAAGTgaaggtaaaataaaagtaatttctccctcattggtagcaaaaataaaaaaatttgtcTTTATATTAGGAAATACTTTATTTAGCTCTTAAAGGATTAAGTAAATGGTGCCCCTCGCACTGTCGCTGTCGCTTGCTCGGCTCAACTTCGGCggcaaatgatttgattgataaaTTTTTAGACAAAATTTTTTGTCAATCTCATTAGTTCATTTCCGTTTTCTTGACAAAAGTTTTTGTCATTCTTATTAATTCATTTgctgaattatttatttattaatttgtgAATTACGAATTAATTAGGTAAGAAATATTTCGGAAAGGACATGTTCCTTCCAAACAGACATTTCTTTTCCCAAAATACACCATGTCTGTTCTGAACAAATAAGTTTGTTCTGAGAAGAAATAATCTACAACCTCAGGTACAATGAGgagattaaattccttaaggacacacaatAAATTTTGTTGACTCGGATAGTatctttcttttcatcttaaatgtatttctattttattacaTTGAATATAGGGATAACAAAATCAGTATCACGACCCGACCCACCGGACCATGCGGAtgcctactctaacacctaaatAGGAGAATCCTTACAAAATATCATGCGGAAGTTtaacaaaatatcattaatagtCCTAAAAGAGTAGTAAAGACACcgtatattaatttaaaaggttGATTACAAGAAACACTTTAACACctccaaggatactagtctaaaaagGTCCAAGTGCTTCTAAAGATATAgattataaataaaaacaagacaCAACTctcaccataaggaaggaagagtagaagttgttggagacTCATTTTCGACTTCACATGTGAAACATCACtaaccctgcaaccagactatgccaagtggcatagcaaaagtaatatcagtacaaacaacacatactgataggcatcatcggtcaactcgatacccaccgcataatataaaggaatcaacaagaagaagacATGCTTTTAAGGAAATTCACCGCCAAAACTTTTGCACAACGCTTATCCCTTCTAGCTAGTCCGCTGCCAACTATAATATAGATCAAGGATTAGCCTTTTTAATACATAGAGAAATCCCTAAACTACAGACCACCACTAACTCCGCCAAAACTTTTGCACAACTCGTATCCCTTCTAGCTAGttcgctgccaactctaatacagatCAAGGACTAGCCCTTTTAACACATAGAGAAATTCCTAAACTACAGACGACCACTAACTCGGTCTAACCAGTGTATAATctttagctttcacaccaacactttTTCCTAGAATAATTAGTGTCAAACTTGAAAAAGGAAAACATTTAGGTGGACTAAGCCTCACCTTCTACCCGCACTAGCCTGCCATGACGGGACCTATCCCACTCTGGCGGCTTCGTCACAGCGGGATTCCTTCCACCAGGGCGTCCCACCTAGAGACAGAATCTCCAAATTCTCGTCAATCTCCTGCTTTTCCACATATACCAACATTATCTGATTCTAAGTTACTAATCTTGCTAAACTACACATCAATTGCTCTCTACTTGTTTATCCTCGGCCTCATACCTATGTTACAGATGCATGTAGCAAACATTGCATAGTCCAAACATGCATATATAGAAGCACAATATCAGTTTACCATTTAAAgagcaatatacagtttcacagtgtaaatctcaaatacagtagtcaacatggtaacacttggaccttcggtccttttatatcaattattacatagGATGAGCATACAATTATAATCGTGTTAGTTTTTCTATCATCACACACATAGTCAATAtaaattcatagatgatatccaTACAATGGTTCTCTCgtggaacccatacccaaactattagtgtgtcggtatgacacccaattcaatatTTAGTACgcatcggaatgtgacacccgatccaatatatgtgtcagaacgtgacacccgattcaatatcTCAATCACTAACACAATCACCGTCTATAATGAATAATTCACATACTTGCGCATTCAAGTAATgggttcattgcatgcaattgttcacaaatagtcatttcattagttttatttcattttatttcatgaacatgcattaCTCAAATATTTCACATGAAACCATCACTATGAACACACAgacatatacacacacacacacatatatatcccTTATGTTTATACGGATTAATAGCCCCATATTATCCCCCCTCTTGATTAACACAAGTCTCAGGATCTCACTCTAACCCAGCAATTTTTTTACACATTAACTTTACAAGGACCATCAACCATATCAACAAGAAATATTAAGGTTAACAATCAAGAAATAGACTTTCATCACTAGTCACAGCATAATCACAACCCACATAGTATATTCCTAccctaaacaacaataacaacacattCAATCATCCAGACTTTGTGTCCAAAGGCTTAGacatgaaatctcccatcaatctaCGATACATTATGCGATGagaaataggtctataactactcaattaagaacctagcctacctgggtgcAACTGCTGTAGAAGTCTGATAGCGAACCTTGACTCCTTTAGTGAAACTTTAGTtggttcttggtctaaaataattgtataatacaaaatcaatcacaaatggcctaaatattttcaaattatacGCAAATCTCAAATCCTAGGCCAAACTCATGATTTTTCCACCCAAACTAAGATTTTTCTACCATTAATTCACCTAAACTACCAATTTCATAATAACATTAGAGAATTGagataaataattcaagaacaacCATTGTTAAGAATAGCTCAAGGTCTTGCACCCAAAAATCTTCATGAATTCGAATTTTTTCCATCTTAGAATGAATTCAAATCATCCCTTAGGGCCACAATTATATTTTCTAAGGACTAAGGAATGAAACAAGTGTTAGATTGATGGAAAGACTTACCTTGAAGGAGGAAAACGATGAAAAACTGAAGAAATCACCCCTCCCTTGCCCTAGCTTGACCTTGACGAGTTTTTGGAGTAAAATAACATTTTAGGTCTAAAAATAACATTTAACTGCGCGTAGCTCGCCCTGGCCGTCCCGTCACGGCGGCCTAATCCCGCTCTGACAGCCTAGCATAGACAGTGTTCAGTAAAATgtgcataactttttactctgaacttCAAATTAGTCAAATTCGGTggtattggaaagaagactcatagacctttaatgtGATAGGTCATTggacacctaattcattataagCTGAgagttatggtcatttgaatttgaccctagtttaaactcaagtccaaaactaaatcagaaagtcactttcaacttaacttggAGATAGGGACAttgtacgaccttaattcacaactaatgcattCGCATACCAAGAAATTGATCCTAGTCTTATGACAAATGATATTCGTATATCTTTaccacatatatttttagtaacgacgGTCTAAGTCGTTACAACCAGCTACCAAACGATCCCCCCTAAAGTGGAAGAGCATTTGATTTGAGTGGAAAAAAACAATGCATTTGATTGTTGTGGAAGTATCACTTTTCATTCTCCTGCAGGCTTTATGATCACATTATCAGAATAGTATGAAAACACTTTTTCAGAACCTGGAGAATAGCTTGGTAACTAATTGATATTACAAGAACCTTAAGCTAATTCAACTACATTAGCTTACTGAAATTAGTGTGGCAACACCACCAAATTAAAAGTTAGTTGTGGACAATAAGTATCCcttcatttttaattagagTTTTCAGGAAATCTAAAAAAGAAGTTTACCCACAAGtggaatttttgaaataaattcaGATTAATCAAGTCTAACAGATCAAGGGTACTAAATATTGGATTAAAATCCCTAGAAAGAAAAATTAGTGTCGCAACACGATAAGTTCCCTTTAGATGGGATTTATGTTTGCATTTCCTAATACGAGTTTAGAATTGATATATTGATAGCTTGTTTGATTAAGTTTTTGAgaagctaaaaaaaattatatttttaataaagtactTATTTGAGAAAATTGAGGTGTTTGGTTTAGTTtgtagaagaaagaaaatatgtgCTTTTGAATAATAGTATAAACTCTTCTTCACAAGTTGGAAAAAATAGCTTTTCCAAAAAGTAATTGGGTCAAGAAAATTGATAAAAGcatctttcaaattaattaatcaacataaaattattattctccaaaaatattttatttaaaaacacttatcaaaataaatatatttggaaAATTTGGCCAAACTGACCATGAATCTTGTTGATTGAGGACATAAAGTTGTTAATAAAACTTTGGTGTTATTGCAATGTCTCTTTTGCTTTCACAACATAACAAATAAACATTAAACCTATCTTGAGCAAAGATATGTTCTAAACTCGTATGCCATTATTCATTTTATCTTAATATATGTGATAATATTTCACGAGTCTTAAATACTATTCAAGAACAAAAGAGATTTATTTTTGGAGGGACATTAAGTGTTACAGTGaggtaattttttattttaaattttttacattcctttaatttaaaatttattatacttatgaaaatttgaatttaaaatcaaatatttattaaaattttataattttttacacATATATCTATATAAAATTAGAATCAATTGAATCCGTAACTCACAAGCTACATCTACTAGTATTGGCTTGGTCCAATAATGCAAGTAGATTTCTCGTAGATACTACATGACAAGAACCCTTTTAACTAAAAGTTGCCATTTTTATCATAACAATTTTGGGaccatatcatttatgtattttcaattttcaataaCTTGGAGAGTGATATACTTTCTTCTATATACTGGGTAGTGGTGGCCCTTGCTAGCGTTGAAACAGTTTTCTTAGCTAAGTGTTGCATTGTTTATATCCATGGCTGCATTAATTACACGTATTGAAAAAGTGGTTATTTGTAAATCTTATTCAATTTTCTTTGCAAGTTCTTAAAGTTAAATGGGCTGTGAGAGGCCCCAGTTTGGGCCAAGAAATGTTGGATTCATGAAATTATGGCAAAGATCAAACAATTAtat
The sequence above is a segment of the Solanum dulcamara chromosome 11, daSolDulc1.2, whole genome shotgun sequence genome. Coding sequences within it:
- the LOC129874071 gene encoding protein EXPRESSION OF TERPENOIDS 1-like — its product is MANFFSLGGNHDQQHQEISSSPAVTTENNWFLYRNDHHNQEIPNTYKGFELWQSGNTPQHQQQFRHPIYPLQDLYSTDVGLGVGPSRTGFDISTGDHDESSRSGFVMMRSGGGGISCQDCGNQAKKDCQHMRCRTCCKSRGFQCQTHVKSTWVPAAKRRERQQQLTALQQQQQGQNNNSSKHKRQREDPSSSSLVSTRLPFTTTGLEVGKFPGKVRTSAVFQCIQMSSIEEDEDQLAYQAAVSIGGHVFKGILYDQGHESQYNNNMAAQGGDTSSGASAGVQQHQHNSAAMPAATTTSGAIATATAPSNFLDPSLFPAPLSTFMVPAGTQFFPTSTSP